In a genomic window of Glycine max cultivar Williams 82 chromosome 13, Glycine_max_v4.0, whole genome shotgun sequence:
- the LOC100811149 gene encoding uncharacterized protein isoform X1, giving the protein MKSSPHHLPCNKQGIGKRVLRCKLGFLTMSIDYFKQDIDELIGEFTQDESTTLAEIKRVWLSRKFSYIYEARPSANLAFFMQSLYAHCIGYMVGTATLSHRLGGLYCLYCLYETQPFNPSFKVYLSLGELKKLRILVADAKANDIKVALALVKRMLERNTFLFGSVDLMEGCVTETVNELQQLQNARIQVAYEKLFDSTSIDNYIQMDLGLEVDLDLLKKKSSGYATAKNVAIQEASNILDVENIKHLQKDKELIGDVVEKVANDWHVQKQTFYKQTGLGDDAYEKELEQLLLEQHPHDGNS; this is encoded by the exons ATGAAATCAAGCCCACATCATCTCCCATGTAATAAGCAAGGGATTGGGAAAAG AGTTCTCAGGTGCAAATTAGGGTTCTTAACCATGAGTATTGATTATTTCAAGCAGGACATTGATGAACTTATCGGTGAATTCACCCAG GATGAGTCAACAACTTTGGCTGAGATAAAAAGAGTATGGCTTTCTAGGAAGTTCTCCTACATTTATGAAGCTCGTCCTTCTGCCAACCTGGCCTTCTTTATGCAATCACTGTATGCTCATTGTATAG GTTACATGGTTGGTACCGCAACTTTATCTCACAGATTAGGTGGCCTTTACTGCCTCTACTGTCTTTATGAGACTCAACCATTTAATCCTTCTTTTAAGGTCTATCTATCCCTTG GAGAATTAAAGAAACTTAGAATCCTTGTTGCTGATGCAAAAGCAAATGATATTAAAGTAGCACTTGCTTTAGTAAAAAGAATGCTTGAAAGAAACACATTCCTTTTTGGCTCTGTTGACTTGATGGAAGGTTGTGTCACAGAGACAGTAAATGAACTCCAACAATTACAGAATGCCCGTATTCAAGTTGCATATGAAAA GTTATTTGATAGCACTTCAATTGACAACTACATCCAGATGGACCTT GGCTTGGAAGTTGACCTTGATTTGCTGAAGAAAAAGTCATCTGGATATGCCACGGCCAAGAATGTGGCTATTCAAG AGGCGAGCAATATTTTAGACGTTGAAAACATAAAGCACTTACAAAAAGATAAGGAACTGATAGGAGATGTTGTGGAGAAGGTTGCTAACGACTGGCACGTTCAGAAACAAACATTTTATAAACAAACAGGATTAGGGGACGATGCATATGAGAAGGAACTGGAGCAATTACTTCTAGAGCAGCATCCACATGATGGAAACTCTTAA
- the LOC100811149 gene encoding uncharacterized protein isoform X2 — protein sequence MSIDYFKQDIDELIGEFTQDESTTLAEIKRVWLSRKFSYIYEARPSANLAFFMQSLYAHCIGYMVGTATLSHRLGGLYCLYCLYETQPFNPSFKVYLSLGELKKLRILVADAKANDIKVALALVKRMLERNTFLFGSVDLMEGCVTETVNELQQLQNARIQVAYEKLFDSTSIDNYIQMDLGLEVDLDLLKKKSSGYATAKNVAIQEASNILDVENIKHLQKDKELIGDVVEKVANDWHVQKQTFYKQTGLGDDAYEKELEQLLLEQHPHDGNS from the exons ATGAGTATTGATTATTTCAAGCAGGACATTGATGAACTTATCGGTGAATTCACCCAG GATGAGTCAACAACTTTGGCTGAGATAAAAAGAGTATGGCTTTCTAGGAAGTTCTCCTACATTTATGAAGCTCGTCCTTCTGCCAACCTGGCCTTCTTTATGCAATCACTGTATGCTCATTGTATAG GTTACATGGTTGGTACCGCAACTTTATCTCACAGATTAGGTGGCCTTTACTGCCTCTACTGTCTTTATGAGACTCAACCATTTAATCCTTCTTTTAAGGTCTATCTATCCCTTG GAGAATTAAAGAAACTTAGAATCCTTGTTGCTGATGCAAAAGCAAATGATATTAAAGTAGCACTTGCTTTAGTAAAAAGAATGCTTGAAAGAAACACATTCCTTTTTGGCTCTGTTGACTTGATGGAAGGTTGTGTCACAGAGACAGTAAATGAACTCCAACAATTACAGAATGCCCGTATTCAAGTTGCATATGAAAA GTTATTTGATAGCACTTCAATTGACAACTACATCCAGATGGACCTT GGCTTGGAAGTTGACCTTGATTTGCTGAAGAAAAAGTCATCTGGATATGCCACGGCCAAGAATGTGGCTATTCAAG AGGCGAGCAATATTTTAGACGTTGAAAACATAAAGCACTTACAAAAAGATAAGGAACTGATAGGAGATGTTGTGGAGAAGGTTGCTAACGACTGGCACGTTCAGAAACAAACATTTTATAAACAAACAGGATTAGGGGACGATGCATATGAGAAGGAACTGGAGCAATTACTTCTAGAGCAGCATCCACATGATGGAAACTCTTAA